TCATCGAGCGGGTCAGGCCGAAGCTGGGCTCGATGACGTAGGGCACGTAGCGCTCCTCGGTGCCCTGGTCGTAGTAGGAGAGCTCCTTGCCGGAGTGCTCGATGTGCTGGGAGAGGTCATAGTCGGTCCGGTTGGCGATGCCCATCAGCTCGCCCCATTCGGAGCCGGGGAAGCCGAACTTGTACTCCAGGTCGATGGTGCGGTCGGAGTAGTGGGCGCGCTCGCCGTCAGGCACGTCGAACTCCCGCAGGTTCTCCGGGTTCAGCCCCAGGCCGGTGAACCAGTTCACGCAGTCCTCCACCCACCGGTCGAAGGAGGATGAGGCCTGCTCCGGGTGGATGAAGTACTCGATCTCCATCTGCTCGAACTCGCGGGTGCGGAAGATGAAGTTGCCGGGGGTGATCTCGTTGCGGAAAGCCTTGCCGATCTGGCCGATGCCGAAGGGCGGCTTCTTCCGGGCGGTGGTCACCACATTGGCGAAGTTCACGAAGATGCCCTGAGCCGTCTCGGGGCGCAGGTAGTGGAGACCGGATTCGTCGTCGACGACGCCGAGGTAGGACTTCACCAGCCCGGAGAAGGCGCGCGGCTCGGTGAACTTCCCCTTGGTGCCGCAGTCGGGGCAGGCGATCTCGGACAGGCCGTCCCGCGGGTCGCGGCCCTTCTTCTCCTGGAAGGCCTCGATGAGCTGGTCCTCACGATGCCGCTTGTGGCACTGCAGGCACTCGACCAGCGGGTCGGTGAAGGTGTCCACGTGCCCGGACGCTTTCCAGACCGCGGAGGGCAGGATGATGCTGGAGTCCAGGCCGACCATGTCGCCGCGGCCGCGGACGAAGGTCTGCCACCACTCGGCTTTGATGTTCTCCTTGAGCTCAGTGCCCAGCGGCCCGTAGTCCCAGGCCGAGCGGGACCCGCCGTAGATCTCACCGGCCTGGTAGACGAAGCCGCGGCGCTTGGCCAGGTTGATGACTTTGTCCAGCGTGGTTTCGGTGGCCATGAGGCGTGAACTCTCCTGAAAGGCTAGGTGCGGGGTCCCGTAGGTCGCAGGCCAGCCTACCGCCCGCAACGGTCAAGCCTCCGCAACGAAACATCGACTGCTGGCACAAGCGTTGGCCCGTACGCACCGTCCCTTTGGTAAAGACGAGGTATGCGAAGGGCCTGTTCGTGGGCGGTCAGGGGTGCGGTGACATCATTCTCGTCAACCCCGGTCGAGTAAGTGAGAAGGTGGGAGCATGACTCCGCCACCAATCTTGTTGATCCATGGTGCAGCGACCTCAAGCCGTGTTTGGCGCCGGCTGATTCCGCTCCTGGAAGCTCGAGGTCTCCCCGTACGGGCACCCGATCGGCCCTGCAGCGGAGATATGGATGAAGAGATCGACTTCTTGGAGCCGTTGGCGCATGGGGCCGTTCTGGTCGGCGTCAGCGGTGGGGCCACCCTAGGCTGGGAGCTGATCTCACGGACCCCCTCCCCCGCCGCCGCTGTACTGCATGAACCGGCCGCCGGGAGTCTCCATCCCGGTCTCCTGGCGGGCCCGCTACAGGCGCTCGAGGAGGGAGGCCCCTCCTCCTTCGCCCGGGCGCTCTACGGCTCATCTTGGAACGAGAATGAGATGAGCGATGCCTCCACAGTGCCGCGGGATGTGGCGATGTTCGCCCGCTTCGAACCACGTCCGTCGCACCCGGAGGCCGGCCCGGTGCGGCTCACAGTTGGCGGCGAGTCCCCGCCGGTGCGCCATGAGGCAGCCGAGGCGTTTGAGCAGCGGTTCGGCCTGCCCACAGCCGTGCTGCCGCAGACAGGCCATGCCGCGCATCTGCAGAGTCCCGGAACCTTCTCGGAACTGATCGCCGAGGTCACCGAGGCCCTGTAGGTATTTCAGGGCGCGCTCACACCCTTTCGGCCATAGTCTCTTCCAGAGCCTGCGCAAGACGGTCCCGGCGCAGCGGGGCATGGCTGACCCGCATACCGGTCGCGTCCCTCACCGCGTTCGCCAACGCCGCCGGAACAGGGATGCAGGGGGACTCGGACATGGACTTGGCGCCAAGCGGGCCGATCGGATCAGTCGCTTCGACGAAGTGCACCTCGGTGAGAGGAAGGTCCGCCATCTTTGGCAAGTGGTACTGCCGGAGGATGTCAGTGACCATCCTTCCTTCCTCGTCGAGACGTAGCTCCTCGAAGAGATGCCCGCCGATGGCTTGGCCTATGCCCCCTTCAACTTGTCCGCGACACTGCGCTTCATTCAGCACAGTCCCCGCATCCGCGGCATGCACTGACTGGAGGATACGCATCACACCAGTTGACCGTTCTACGGCAATGCGGAACCCCTGCACATTGAAGGCCAACGAGCGCGGCGTTCCCGCCCACACACCTTCCCCGCGGCATTCCTCCCCGCGGTTCTGCTGTTCAGCCCAGGAGTGCAGGCGCCGCAGCGATATCCCCGTCCCTCCACAATGGACGGACTGGTCAGTCAGCTTCACTTCACCGGCCCCGATAGAAGCCCCGGCCTGTTCAGAGAAGAAGTCTGCCGCCAACTTTCGAAGGTTCTTGCAAAGATCTTCGGCAGCCGCATAGGAAGCCTTGCCCGCCACGCTGACACCAGTGGACCCGAAGGCTCCCGTGTCGTAGCGGACCAGATCCGTATCAGACTGAGCCAGATGCACGCGCTCGGTGCTGGTGCCCAGAGCGGCGGCAGCCAGCTGCCGGTGGGCAGTGGACGTGCCGTTTCCGAATTCGGCGGTCCCGACGTGGAGCTCGTAGCAACCGTCGGGTCTAAGCGCGGCTTTCGCATGGGAATGGTGGCCGATGCTCGGAGCCGTGGCAAGAAGGCCCAGGGCAGTCCCGGTCCCGACCTGCCACTCCGACTCGCAAGAAAATTCGTCCTTGAGGATATCGCCCCCGTGCCGCTCCTCCGCCAGGAGCTGCTCGCATTCGGCCCGTTCACGCTCGGTGAGAGGCCCTGTCCGCAAGTGCTTCTGCACAAGCTTCACTGCCTCGCGCATCCCACCGAAGTCATGATGCAGATCCTCCTCATGCTGGAAGAGCTCCTCTCCCATCCCTGGGAGATTATCGGCTTTGAACTGCAAGGGATCCCGTCCCATGGAACGCGCCAGCTCATCCAGGGCAGACTCAAGGGCGAAGAATGTCTGACTAATCCCGAAGCTGCGGTAGGCACCAGAAGGGGGGTTGTTAGTGTATGCGACCTGGGCCTGCAGCTTCTTGGAGGGAACGGAATACAACTGCATCGGTTCTCGGACGCTCTGGAAGAGCACCGGGGGGCCGTGGTTGCCGTACGCACCAGTATCGGAGAGAGCTTTCATGGAAAGAGCGGTGAGACGGCCCCGATCGTCGGCCCCGACTTCTACGTCGAGGATATACGGGTGCCTGGTCGTGCTCGCGGTCAACGCTTCTGTCCTGGTGAACTCCAGCTGCACCGGGCGGCCCACCTTTCGAACGGCTAGCAGGACGATGTCCTCGGTCAGCATCTCCTGCTTCGAGCCGAACCCTCCGCCGACGCGGGGAGCCAGCACCCGCAGCTCCTCAGGGGCGATGCCGAAGATCTCACAGAGGTTCCTCCGGTTGATGAAAGGCACCTGGGTGGAGCTTCGCAACACTGCCCGGCCCTCGTCATCGAGCCATCCGATGGTGCCGTGGGTCTCAAGGGAGCTGTGGGATATCCGCTGGGTGCGGAACTGTCCCCGGTAGGTGTAGGCCGACTTTTCGAACGCCACCTGGAAATCCCCGATCTCCACGTCACCCTGAGCGATCAGATTGCGAGCAGGGTCCTTGATCCGCGACCGCTCAGGGTCCTTGTCCCCATGGACTGCCGGAGCGCCTTCCTCTAGCGCCTCTTCTGGACCCAGGACCACGGGCAGTACCTCATAATCGATATCAACCAGCAGCGCCGCCCGCTCAGCCGCTCTGCGGCTCTCGGCTATGACGGCCGCAACCCGCTGACCGGCATGGCGGACCACGTTGTCCAGAACTCGGGTATCAGCAGGCTGCACCTCAGGAACCTCCTGTGCGCCGGAGGAATAGAGGACATCAGGGGCGTCCTCGTGGGTCAGCACGGTGACAACCCCCGACTGAGCAAGAGCTTCAGTCGCGTCTATGCTGCGGATCATTGCATGCGCATGAGGAGAACGAACCAGAACCATATGCAGCGCTTCCTTCGGCGGATAGTCGCCCTCGCGATATCCCTCGGTCCTGTCGAAGGTGAAGTCAGCTGTGCCCGTGACCACACCGGGACCGCCCGGAGGGGCCGGGCTCTGGCCGGGAGCCCCGCTGTCGGTGATGCGGGTCTTTCCATCTAGCGCATCACGGATTGAGCAGTAACCAGTGC
The sequence above is drawn from the Nesterenkonia populi genome and encodes:
- a CDS encoding glycine--tRNA ligase, whose protein sequence is MATETTLDKVINLAKRRGFVYQAGEIYGGSRSAWDYGPLGTELKENIKAEWWQTFVRGRGDMVGLDSSIILPSAVWKASGHVDTFTDPLVECLQCHKRHREDQLIEAFQEKKGRDPRDGLSEIACPDCGTKGKFTEPRAFSGLVKSYLGVVDDESGLHYLRPETAQGIFVNFANVVTTARKKPPFGIGQIGKAFRNEITPGNFIFRTREFEQMEIEYFIHPEQASSSFDRWVEDCVNWFTGLGLNPENLREFDVPDGERAHYSDRTIDLEYKFGFPGSEWGELMGIANRTDYDLSQHIEHSGKELSYYDQGTEERYVPYVIEPSFGLTRSMMAFLVDSYAEDEAPNTKGGVDVRTVLKLHPKLAPVKAAVLPLSKKPELAEPSSKLADQLRRHWNIDYDDAGAIGRRYRRQDEIGTPFCITVDFDTLEDQAVTVRDRDEMTQERVALDQVESYLAARLLGA
- a CDS encoding alpha/beta fold hydrolase, whose protein sequence is MTPPPILLIHGAATSSRVWRRLIPLLEARGLPVRAPDRPCSGDMDEEIDFLEPLAHGAVLVGVSGGATLGWELISRTPSPAAAVLHEPAAGSLHPGLLAGPLQALEEGGPSSFARALYGSSWNENEMSDASTVPRDVAMFARFEPRPSHPEAGPVRLTVGGESPPVRHEAAEAFEQRFGLPTAVLPQTGHAAHLQSPGTFSELIAEVTEAL
- a CDS encoding molybdopterin cofactor-binding domain-containing protein; amino-acid sequence: MDIHSVNEVVMTTDPDDYAEGDAWLAGGTVLHSYGKDLARGRPRRLLDLSRAGWKSLRWHHGEGGSWEGLEIAATCTIAEFHDAAETLRLGGLETDRYPGLGLIIPAVRAFVASYKVWNRSTVGGNVATALPAGPMTSWLSGMEATALVIGPGGSRREVPVAELVVGPARTALDTGELIRAFYVSAAHLARPSVMFRDSLTRYGRSAVFLIGSMLRGAEQPKVRLTITASTPRPVVIDLPLPSRTAGGGAAEELRRTAAEAIGRRISQDEWYDDVHGDPQWRESRTKSLAGDVLVGLCMRAEQLGGESAVCASARDVSAGLPDPTAAENPDGAEGLTVDVDGEALALDHAPGQCLRTWLRDRGAHAVKRGCDAGDCGACTVHLDGKAIHSCILPAQHAEGRRVTTLRGLSPQATDYVRTVQADDETIDIEKLRTDLHPVQKNFLDAHGFQCGYCTPGFIMTAADGDDSRGGERERRFKGNICRCTGYCSIRDALDGKTRITDSGAPGQSPAPPGGPGVVTGTADFTFDRTEGYREGDYPPKEALHMVLVRSPHAHAMIRSIDATEALAQSGVVTVLTHEDAPDVLYSSGAQEVPEVQPADTRVLDNVVRHAGQRVAAVIAESRRAAERAALLVDIDYEVLPVVLGPEEALEEGAPAVHGDKDPERSRIKDPARNLIAQGDVEIGDFQVAFEKSAYTYRGQFRTQRISHSSLETHGTIGWLDDEGRAVLRSSTQVPFINRRNLCEIFGIAPEELRVLAPRVGGGFGSKQEMLTEDIVLLAVRKVGRPVQLEFTRTEALTASTTRHPYILDVEVGADDRGRLTALSMKALSDTGAYGNHGPPVLFQSVREPMQLYSVPSKKLQAQVAYTNNPPSGAYRSFGISQTFFALESALDELARSMGRDPLQFKADNLPGMGEELFQHEEDLHHDFGGMREAVKLVQKHLRTGPLTERERAECEQLLAEERHGGDILKDEFSCESEWQVGTGTALGLLATAPSIGHHSHAKAALRPDGCYELHVGTAEFGNGTSTAHRQLAAAALGTSTERVHLAQSDTDLVRYDTGAFGSTGVSVAGKASYAAAEDLCKNLRKLAADFFSEQAGASIGAGEVKLTDQSVHCGGTGISLRRLHSWAEQQNRGEECRGEGVWAGTPRSLAFNVQGFRIAVERSTGVMRILQSVHAADAGTVLNEAQCRGQVEGGIGQAIGGHLFEELRLDEEGRMVTDILRQYHLPKMADLPLTEVHFVEATDPIGPLGAKSMSESPCIPVPAALANAVRDATGMRVSHAPLRRDRLAQALEETMAERV